In one Mucilaginibacter sp. PAMB04168 genomic region, the following are encoded:
- a CDS encoding 5'-nucleotidase, lipoprotein e(P4) family has product MNNRYSCFLISLTILSACSATRTTVTTPGASTVNNGKVWASLWQQRAAEYRALCFQAYNLAKLRLDEALKNPGTKPLAVVTDIDETVLDNSPYDAQRAFNNQEYDAATWKQWTAKADCDTVAGAPGFFKYAASKGVTVFYITNRDEDERNGTLKNLQRYNMPNADTEHLMLKLGSSSKESRRLQVLNKYNIILLCGDNLADFDKLYDNHPAEQSRNATTRQLTRQFGSKYIVLPNPSYGDWEGALFNFNYKLTPAQRDSIIKSRLKFAN; this is encoded by the coding sequence ATGAACAATCGCTACTCCTGCTTTCTTATAAGTCTCACTATACTGTCTGCCTGCAGTGCTACCCGCACTACGGTAACTACTCCAGGTGCCTCGACCGTAAATAACGGCAAGGTATGGGCATCTTTATGGCAGCAACGGGCGGCCGAATACAGGGCGCTGTGTTTTCAGGCTTATAACCTGGCTAAACTGCGGTTAGATGAAGCACTTAAAAACCCCGGCACTAAGCCATTGGCTGTAGTAACTGATATTGATGAAACAGTATTAGACAACAGCCCTTATGATGCACAGCGTGCTTTCAATAACCAGGAATATGATGCAGCCACCTGGAAACAGTGGACCGCCAAAGCCGATTGTGACACCGTTGCCGGAGCACCGGGCTTTTTTAAATACGCCGCCAGCAAAGGTGTAACGGTATTTTACATCACCAACCGCGATGAAGATGAACGTAACGGCACTTTAAAAAACCTGCAACGCTACAACATGCCCAACGCCGATACAGAACACTTAATGCTTAAATTGGGCAGTTCAAGCAAGGAGAGCCGCCGGTTGCAGGTGCTGAACAAGTATAATATTATATTGCTATGCGGCGATAACCTGGCCGATTTTGATAAGCTGTATGATAACCATCCGGCAGAGCAAAGCCGGAACGCCACCACTAGACAACTTACGCGGCAGTTTGGCAGCAAATATATTGTACTCCCAAATCCGTCTTATGGCGATTGGGAAGGCGCTTTGTTTAACTTTAATTACAAGCTTACACCCGCCCAGCGCGATTCGATCATAAAATCGCGCCTTAAGTTTGCTAATTAA
- a CDS encoding NAD(P)-dependent alcohol dehydrogenase, translating into MTLVKAYAAPAADQPLSPYSFERREPQAEDVEIEILYCGVCHSDIHTARNEWGGTVYPAVPGHEIVGKVTRVGNNVTRFKEGDTVGVGCFVDSCRHCTNCNNDLEQYCENGHTQTYNSLSQDKQYVTKGGYSSHIVVTQHFVLSVSDKLPLEKVAPLLCAGITTYSPLRHWGVKAGDKLAVVGLGGLGHMAVKLAASMGAEVTMLSRSASKEKDATELGAHHFKLTTDKDTMAGLANSFDFIIDTVSAQHDYNEYLALLKTDGVMILLGAPAEPSPVAAFPLIMGRRSLVGSLVGGIKETQEMLDYCAEHNITSDVEVIDISQINEAYERTLAGDVHYRFVIDMASL; encoded by the coding sequence ATGACCTTAGTAAAAGCATATGCTGCACCTGCAGCAGACCAACCTCTTTCTCCATACTCGTTTGAACGACGCGAACCTCAAGCAGAAGATGTGGAGATTGAAATATTATATTGTGGCGTTTGCCACTCTGACATTCATACCGCCCGTAATGAGTGGGGCGGTACAGTTTACCCAGCCGTTCCTGGTCACGAAATTGTGGGTAAAGTTACCCGTGTAGGCAATAACGTTACACGGTTTAAAGAAGGCGACACAGTTGGTGTTGGCTGCTTTGTTGATTCGTGCAGGCATTGTACAAATTGCAACAACGACCTTGAACAATACTGCGAAAACGGGCATACGCAAACCTATAACTCCTTAAGTCAGGATAAACAGTACGTTACCAAGGGCGGTTACTCAAGCCATATTGTGGTTACGCAGCACTTCGTTCTTTCCGTATCAGACAAGTTGCCCCTCGAAAAAGTAGCGCCATTACTATGCGCCGGCATAACAACTTACTCGCCGTTGCGCCACTGGGGTGTAAAAGCGGGCGATAAGTTGGCCGTTGTAGGATTAGGCGGTTTAGGGCACATGGCCGTTAAGCTGGCGGCATCTATGGGTGCTGAGGTAACAATGTTAAGTCGTTCGGCAAGTAAAGAGAAAGATGCTACCGAGTTAGGTGCGCACCACTTTAAGCTTACCACCGATAAAGACACGATGGCAGGCCTGGCCAATAGCTTCGATTTTATTATCGACACTGTATCGGCACAGCACGATTATAATGAATATCTGGCTTTGCTTAAAACGGATGGAGTGATGATATTATTAGGAGCACCTGCAGAACCATCGCCGGTGGCGGCGTTCCCACTAATTATGGGCCGCCGCAGCCTGGTTGGCTCGCTGGTTGGTGGTATCAAAGAGACCCAGGAAATGCTTGATTACTGCGCAGAACATAACATAACGTCAGATGTGGAAGTGATAGACATTAGCCAGATTAACGAAGCTTACGAGCGCACCCTGGCTGGTGATGTACATTACCGCTTTGTGATAGATATGGCTTCTCTGTAA
- the msrA gene encoding peptide-methionine (S)-S-oxide reductase MsrA produces MNLQKATFGNGCFWCTEAIFQAVKGVQSVRSGYTGGHVDNPTYMQVCEGDTGHAEVIELNYDADEVSFEELLLVFFKTHDATTLNRQGNDVGTQYRSAIFYHNDDQKQQAEAMIERLTNEHVFDKPIVTEVTPIGEFYEAEDYHQNYFNDNPTKPYCAFVIQPKLNKFARQFTEKVKPELL; encoded by the coding sequence ATGAACTTACAGAAAGCCACATTTGGCAACGGTTGCTTTTGGTGTACCGAGGCCATTTTTCAAGCAGTTAAAGGCGTACAAAGTGTACGGTCAGGATATACAGGCGGCCATGTTGATAACCCAACCTACATGCAGGTTTGCGAGGGTGATACCGGCCATGCCGAAGTAATTGAACTGAACTATGATGCCGACGAGGTAAGCTTTGAGGAACTATTGCTGGTGTTCTTTAAAACACATGATGCTACCACGCTTAACCGCCAGGGCAATGATGTGGGCACACAATATCGTTCGGCTATTTTTTATCATAACGATGATCAAAAGCAGCAGGCCGAAGCCATGATCGAACGCCTCACCAATGAGCACGTGTTTGACAAACCAATTGTAACTGAGGTAACGCCCATCGGCGAATTTTACGAGGCCGAAGATTATCATCAAAACTATTTTAATGATAACCCAACCAAGCCTTACTGCGCTTTTGTAATTCAGCCCAAGCTTAACAAGTTTGCCCGGCAATTCACCGAAAAAGTAAAACCCGAGTTGTTGTAA